The genome window CCGGTCATGGTTGCGAGTTCTTCCACGCCCATGAGGGGCATCTTGAAGATGTAGCGGAGGGCGACCTGTGTCAGCACGAGGGTGACCAGGATAATTGTGCTGGTGATCATTATGAAATTTTCTATTTTTCTAAGAAAAATCCAGAGCATGTCAAACATTTTTTTCATTCCATCAGCTCCTCGCATTCCCCTGCAGATCTAAAGAGAGTTCAGCACGCCGCTCACGAAATCCGTGCCGCGGCTCACTTCGTCGGCCAGAAACTGCAGGTCGGTCTTTGAAAGGTCGGAGGGACGGAGCCCCCTGTTCTTGAGCGCGTTTCTGATAAGGGAGGCTCTCAGCGGATCGAGGTCCACCTCGCGGGCGCAGATCCTGTCCGGATGAGACGGGAAAATGATGGTTTCCCCCGCTTTTTCGGAAGCCGGATCCCCGGTTTCAATGCGGATCCCGTTTTCCTTCGCGAAGGCGAGCTGGGCGTAATGGTGTTTTCCGGCCCCGGTATACTCCGTTTCCTGGACGACGATGAACTGGTCCTCGTCGAATTCTCTCGCGAGAGCAAAAGCGGCCGTCAGGGCAGTATTCCCTGCGGGGCCCCGCTCAAGCCCTTCCAGCACGGCCAGGGCTTCGGTGATATAGAAGACTTCACCCTGGTTGACGGTGACATACCGTTCAAGATAGCGCAGGGGCCGGGCCGCGTTGCGGGGAACGTCAGACCGGTCGGGCCAGGTGGCGAAAGGAACCCCGAAACCCGTGTGTCCCGTGGTGAAGGATTTCAGGTTGAAATCCCTGTCGCTGGCCATGTGAAGTCCTTCCAGGTTGACGCTGGCGCCGATGATCTTCACATTCTCCGCCCCGGCCTTCCGGAGCCCCCTGGCTGTCCCGGTGACGTTGCCCCCTCCGGCGTGGGTAATGACGACCGCGGCGGGGAGCCCCCCATGAAGCTTCCTGCACTGCTCGGCGATTTCCCAGCCGATGGTCTCGATGCCGGCGATGCTCAGAGGCGTATACAGAGATGCATTGAAAAAACCGGTTTCTTCAAGTACCCGCAGCAGGTAATAAAAGAGCTCGGGGCCGACGCTCGTCTGGATAACCTCGGCGCCCAGGGCTTCACACTTTCTCGTCTTTTCGACGATCTCCGGCTGGCCTCTCCCGAGGCTGTCGAAGACCTCCTGGACGATGATGGTCTTCAGGTTGCGGATATTCGCCTGGGACACAAGGGCGGCGCCGTAGTTTCCGCTCGTGGCCGCTGCCACGCCCGGAAACCCCTTCGCCTGGGCGAAATGGCACGAAACGGAGGCTCTCCTGTCCTTGAAGCTCCCGGAAGGATTTGCCGCCTCGTCCTTGATCATGATGCGGGCGCCCTTTCCCTTCGGAGAAAGAGCCCGTGCAGTACGTGTAAGGTTGTGGAGCTCAATGAGGGGGGTATCGCCTACGTGGGCTTCCCTCTGGATCTTTCGTATTTCGTCCAGGGTATAGCCATACTGGTTCATCATTCCCTCATAGTCGAAGGAAAGTTTTCCCTGCTCGAACTGGGCGAAATCCATGAGAAGGGATTTCTTCATTATTTCGATTTTGCGGGCCATGACGCTTTCATAGGTGTTATTCATCCGATTTCCTCCATAATGACCGCAAAGCATCGCCAAGACCGATAAACTCCGGAATCTGGGGACCAAACGAATGGGTGAAGGGGGGATTTTCCGCCACCAGCGTTCCCTTCAGCACCCGGCCGCAGGTTGAAACCACCGTTGCCGGCTCTCCTACGGGGGCGTCTTCCTGAAGGATGCCTTTTGCCTTTACCCGGAGGGGAACCCTGCGGGTCTCCGGCGGAAGATGCTCCGGCCTTTCCCCGGGTTCCAGAAGGATCCATTCAATCTGAACCCAGCTTCCTTTTCTGATAATGTCCATGATGCCGGTCTCCTTTCTGTGATTCTCGTCAGGGGGTGCAAAAACTGAGGTTTCCAGGAGGTGTGTGCGGAAAGCCGGGCTCCTTCCTTTTCGGGTCATGGGGGTTCTGGAGCTTTTTCTCTGCCGGCACCGGAGTCCTTTTGATAAGATACACCAGATCCGCTTATTTTTCAATTCAGACACCCTAAAATGTTTCATTTGTTTCAGCAATGGAAATAATACCGTCTTTTTAATAAAAGACCATAATATTCACATAAAACATGCCCCCGGGAAGTCCCGGGGGCATGTTTGTCTTACTTCTTTTCCTTCAGGCGGCTGAGCATATCCTCCGTCATCCGGTCAAGGTCATATTCCGGGGCGAACCCCCACTCTTCCCTGGCCGCGGTGCAGTCCAGCGAGTCGGGCCAGGATTCGGCGATGCCCTGCCGGAGAGGGTCCACGTCATAATCCATGGTGAATCCGGGCATCATTTTGCGGATGGACGCGGCGATCTGCTCAGGCTCGAAGCTCATGGCGGAGATGTTGAAGGCGTTCCGGTGAACGAGCTTCGACGGGTCGGCCTCCATAAGCTTCACCACCGCCGCGAGGGCGTCGGGCATGTACATCATGTCCATGTAGGTCCCCTTCGCGATGAAGCTGGTGTAGCTTCCTTTGCTGACGGCGTCGTAGTAGATGTGCACCGCGTAGTCCGTGGTACCGCCGCCGGGAAGGGCTTCGTAGCTGATCAGGCCGGGGAAGCGGAGCCCCCGGGTGTCCATGCCGAATTTTTTATGGTAGTAGTCGCAGAGCAGCTCCATGGTCACCTTGGCCACGCCGTAGATAGTGGTCGGGCGCTGGAGAGTGTCCTGGGGCGTGTTCTTCGCCGGCGTCGAGGGGCCGAAGGCCGCGATGGAGCTGGGGAAGAAGAAGGCTGCTCCGTGTTCCCGGGCCGCTTCCAGGGCGGTGCAGGAGCCGCAGACATTGATGTCCCACGACGAAAGGGGGTCGCCCTCGCCCTTTGCGGAGAGGACCCCGGCGAGATGGATCACCGTGTCGGCCCGGAATGTACGCAGGAGGTCCGAAAAAGCCTTTCCGTCCCGCACGTCGAGCAATTCGAAGGGGCCGCCCTCCGAGACGGGGCCGGGGATGTTTCTCCGGGCGGTGCCGAGCACATTTTCCGCACCGTAGATTTCCCTCAGGAAGGGAGTCAGCTCGACGCCGATCTGACCCCCAGCCCCTGTGACGACGATTCTCTTCATGATATGACCCCCATTTCCCTGCCCACAGCGGCGAACTGCTCCACGGCGAACCGGAGGTCGTCTTCGGAATGGGCCGCCGAGACCATGGCCCGGATGCGGGCGGTTCCCCTGGGAACCGTGGGGAAGACTATGGCGGTGGCAAAAACTCCCCGCTCGAAGAGCTTCGCGCTGAAGGCCTTGGCGTCGGATGCCTCGCCGATGATCACCGGGGTGATGGGTGTCTCGCTGTGCGCCGTGTCGAAGCCCAGGGCCCCGAGTTCCTTCTTCAGGAAGTCCCCGTTGCTCCACAGCTTTTTCACCAGGGTCTCGCTCTCCTGGAGGATTTCCACGGAGGCGAGGTTCGCGGCCACGTCGGGAATGGTGAGGGCGCTGCTGAAGAGGTTCGGACGGGCCTTCTGGCGAAGGTAGTCCACAAGTACGGCGCTCCCGGCGGCCATGCCGCCCATGACGCCGAAGGCCTTGGACATGGTGCCGATCTCCACGTCAACCCGGCCGTGGAGGCTGAAATGGTCCACAATGCCCCGGCCGCCCCTGCCGAGGACGCCTTCGCCGTGGGCGTCATCCACCGCCACGATCACGCCGTGCTTTTCGCACAGCTCCACGATCTCGGGCAGCTTCGCCACGTCGCCGTCCATGGAGAAGACGCCGTCGGTGATGAGGAGCTTCTTTCCCTTTCCGTCGCTGTTCTCCTCGAGCTTTTTCTTCAGGTCGGCCATGTCGGAGTGCTCGTACCGGATCACCTTCGCCTTCGACAGCCTGCAGGCGTCGATGATGGAGGCATGGTTCAGGGAATCGCTGAAGATCAGGTCGTCAGCGCCTCCGGCCAGGGTGGGGATCACCGTGAGGTTGGCGCAGAAGCCGGACTGCACCACGATGGCGGCCTCCGCTCCCTTGAAGGCGGCGAGCTTCTTCTCCAGCTCGATGTGGGGCGACATGGTGCCCGCGATGGTCCTCACCGCGCCGGGGCCCACGCCGTACCTGTCGGCGTATTCCTTCACCTTGGCCACCAGCCTTGGATCGTTGCAGAGACCGAGGTAGTTATTGGAGCAGAGGTTCAGGTATTTCTTTCCGTCGATATGAACCCACGCCCCCTGGGGGCTTTCGAGCGTCCGGATGGTGCCGTAGAGCCCCGCCTGCTTCATGGCATCAAGCTCTTCCGAGAGGAACTTCATGGGAACGGCCATGGAAACCACTCCTTTTCGTTTTTTGGGAATCACCGCCCCAAGTATGGTGATGAGCGGATGTTCCTGTCAATGGAGTATAATTTCCCTGTTTTTCATATATTTTAGGGTGAGATAATATATTGTTTTCCTCGAAAAACGGGAAACAGGAGCCTGTTTTGAGGCTCCTGTTTTATTTTTAAAAACAGAAAAAAGTATTTTTTACCAGGGACCTACCATTTGCGGACCGAGCAGTACGGTTGGCAGCCAGCAGGACAGAGCAGGAATATATGTTGTAAGGAGCAGAATGGGTATTCCCACAAAAATCAGGAACTTCATCATTATAGGTACCAGTTCTGCATATGAACAGCCTGAAAGCCTTGAACCTACGAAGATTGACATGGCGAACGGCGGTGTGACGACGCCAAGTCCCACGTTCACGATTATTATGGCCCCGAGATGAACAAGGTTCATTTCAAGCTGCTGCATCAGCGGAAGGATCAGGGGAACACCGAGGATGAGTATGGGAGTTCCGTCAAGAAACATGCCGAGAATGAGGAAGAACACGTTCATGGCAAGAAGAATCATAACCTTGCTGCTGAACATTCCCATCATGAAGTTCGCAACCTGCTGTGCGGCGCCTACCCGGATCAGGTAACGCGCAAGGACTGTTCCTCCGCCGATGAGCATGGTGATGACCCCTATCGACAGAATGGAAGAAAACGTAGCAGACCAGAATTTCTTCACAGTGAGCTCCCTGTACACGAAGAATCCGATAAACAAACAGTATACGACCGCAATTGCACCTGCCTCGTTCGGTGTGCACAAACCTCCATATATACCAATGAGGATTATGGCGGGGCATCCGAGAGCAGGAAGAGCAACCCACGTGGAGGCCAAAATCTCCTTTATCCTTGCCGCCGGGGATTGCGGTGTGTCGTCTATTTTTTCCGTTATTAGAGCAGGATTCATATATTTCGGGCAGATGAAGTAGTTAAGGATCGCATATCCTAATGCAAGCAGCAATCCGGGGATAACCGTCGAAAGGAACAGGGCCGTAACCGACTGCTGCGCGAGAAGACAGTAGATCAGCGCGGGAACGCTTGGAGGGATGAGGTAGCCGAGGAAGCTCGAGGAACAGAGAAGAGCCGTTGTATATTTCGGTTCGTATCCGTACTTTTTCAGACGGGGAACGAGCAGCGGAATAAGAGCTGAAATGCAGGGTACGGAAGATCCTGTCAATGCGCCGAGAAAGACACTTGATACTATTCCGACGACCTCCATTCCTCCCCGTATGCGCCCCACCAGGGCGTAGGAGAAGCGGACGATCCGGTCTGCGAGCCCTGCATCTGAAATGAGACTGCCGGCGTATACAAAAAATGCGATTGCCATGACAGTGGCGCTGTTGAGTGCGTGATAGAAGGTACCGGAAATAAAGGTGTAGTTCATACCGTCCGTTACCAGCCCTATTATGGGAGCTCCGAAAAAGAGCCAGGCAATGGGAATTCCGAAAAACATGCCCCCGATAAAAACCGAAATAGCCGTTGCCAGCCCGATGCTCATTCTTCCCCACCTCCGCCGAAAAGCCTGTAAAGATCGATCATGTGAAGAACCGTGTTATGAATAATGTGAAAAACGCACAGGACGAACATGATAAAAATGGCTTCCACGAGCCAGCTTGTGTTGAACCATGGAACCAGGGTTCCCCATTCGTCGAATTTGAGCGCCCGCAGGAAATAGGCATAGAAAATGGGAATGATAAGCCATATTATTCCGAGGCTTGCAAAATTGATGAGAATTTTGCTCATTTTAGAAGCCTTTTTTCCCCGGAATATCCGTTCAATGAAAACATCGACTGCCGTATGAGCATCCTCTCGTGTTGTTATCGCAATGGAAATAATTGCGGCGAATACGAAGACGTAGAGGACAAGATCTGAAATCCACATGATTTCAAAGTGCAGCCAATACCTGTTCACGATCTGAATAACGGTAAACGTTGTGGCAAAAATGATGCCGAAAGCGCACAGCAGGTTTTCAAGAAACGTAATCAGCGCAACAAAGGAAAAATACAGTTTTTTCATGCGTATTGCTCCTCTTCTTTCTAAAAGTTTCTTTGTTTAATGAAAGATTGGCCGCGCCGCATAGTCTGGACACGGCCAATCCTGTGTCAAAAGGCCTGGAAGCCTGTTGCTGCTGTTAAGGTTCTTCTACTTTTTTTTAGCCGCAGCCTGTACCCTGACCGCATCAAGTTCGGCCCGTATTTTCTCGCCCATTTTCTGGCCGGGCCAATGCTTATCAAGCCACGGATCGCAAAGCTCCTCCCATATTGCGGCCATATTGGCTTTTTCGCGCCAGACCGCTCTCTCCTCTTCGGTCAGCGTGGTAATGGTGAGATTCGGATAGTCGGCCTTGAGCTTATTGATATAATTCTGCTCCTCCGCCTCGTACAGGTCGTTCAGGTACTGCTCGGCTTCGGCTCCGGCTTTGTAGATCGCTTCCTGGTACTTCGGATCGAGACTGTCCCACAGCTCTTTGTTGATGACCACGTTGTTGGCATCCCAGTTCAGCAGACCGTGAGTATAGTGTTTCAGGACCTCGGCATGGCGCTCCTCAACGAGAGAAGGCCACATGGACCAGCAGCCGTCTACAACACCACGGGCAAGAGCGTTGTAAACTTCTGCCCAGGGAATTGTTTCCATGGTCATGCCTGTTCCGGAACCCATGTTCCCGAGGCAGCGGACGGAAGCGAGGGAAGATGAAACCCTCATTTTAAGGTTTTTGAGGTCATCAGGATGCTTCAGGGGGCGCTGGTTGTTTCCGAGCCCGTATGCGCCCTGTCCGCAGCTGAAAAGCATCTGGACTCCGACCTCGTTCCATGCGACCTGCATTACCTTGAACAGAATGCCGTCGGGATAGGCATAGGCAATTCTTGCCTCATCGAAGGTACTGACCGTCCAGGGCATCCAGTTCATCATGCCGCCGGGAACCAGATTGACATAGGGAGAGAGCGTGGCTATTTCAATGCTTCCGTCGCGCACTCCGTGGAGAGATTCGTCATGGGTTCCGAGCAGCCCGTTTGAATGAAAGGTGATCTCGATATCCCCATTCGTGTATTCTTTGACTTTTTCGCAGAAGAGCTGGTAGCCCTTGTCCGCAACCGGGCGAGTCCAGGGCTGGGCAAAGGACCATTTATACTTGGGCCCAGCCGAGGCAACTCCGGCAACAACGCAGATCACCAACAAAGCCAATATGACGCGCTTAAAAAGATTATGCATTCTCTCCGCCTCCTTGATTTTTTCTTTCGGCTCAAACGCCGGGAAACCTGAACCGCCCGCACGGGAAAATTCCATATGGATTCCATCGCCGGGCGTCCTTCCGGGAGAACTCTTCCAGGCCTTCTGCGACAACTCTCATAAGACTTCAGTGCCCTTTTCGTATGACCTTTCCTGCAGCGTTGCCGGAAAATGACTCTCCGTCGAGTGTTTTTACCCCTTTGACGAATACATAATCCATTCCCGAGGCTAACAGCGTGGGATTCTCATATGTGGCGTTGTCCCGGACTTTTTCCGGATCGAAGACAAGAATATCGGCATCCATGCCCTCACGGATCAGACCTTTCCGCTGCAGACCAAAACGGGCCGCAGGCATTCCGGACATCTTATGGACCGCGCTTTCAAGGGTGAGGGTTTTTTCCTCCCTGACGTACTTGGCAAGAATTCTCGAATGGGTTCCAAAACTTCTGGGGTGGGCTTTTGCTCCTTCGGCAGGGGGGATCGAGTCTGCTCCAACCATTGTGGCAGGATGGCCGAGGACAGTCTTGATATCCTTGTCGCCAATTGCGGCATAACATGCAAGGTCGCTGCCTTTATTCGACTCGATGATCCTGAAAGCGGCCTCCACGGGGTCAACATTCATGGCTTCAGAAATTTCCTGGAGGTTCTTCCCCTCCCACTGGGGGGTGTTCGGGCAGTAAACCACCAGAGCTCCTGCCGCTCCGCCTCCATGACGGAGCATGCTTTCCCATTTGCAGGGTTTTGACGTATCGAGGGAAACTTTTATTTCTTCAGCAATTTTTGTCCTCGTCCCGGGATCAGCAAGACGCTCGCAAATTGCGTGTACTCCACCCGCCTGTGCCCAAGGGGGAAGGCAGGCCCGGACGCTTGTGCTGCAGTTATCGTAGGGGTACTGGTCGATGGTGACGTCAATTCCTTCCGCCCTGGCCTCATCAACCATTTGAAGAGATTGTGTTACGAGTCCCCAGTTGTCTTTCCCGAGGGCCTTGTGGTGGGAAATCTGCACCGGGATACCGGCGCGCCGCCCAAGCTCGATGGTTTCAGCCACAGCTTCGAGGAGTCCTCCGGATTCGCCCCGCATGTGTGTGAGGTATAGCCCTCCGGTTTCAGCGAGTACTTCCGCGAGGCTCCACAGTTCCTCTTTTGGAGCATACACCCCGGGAGGGTAGATGAGGCCGCTGGTAAGACCAAAACTGCCTGCCTCCATGGCTTCCCTCATATGGGCCTTCATCTGCTCCATTTCCTCAGGAGTGGCCCTCCGGTCTTCAAAGCCCATAACGGCCGCTCTCAGGGTTCCATGTCCGAGGCAGGTCGCCATGTTGACGGCAAGGGGAAGTTTTTCGGCTTCTTTCAGCCATTCGTCGAAAGTCTTCCAGTTCCATGAGATTTTTGTCCCAGCCATGACGAACCCGAGATAAGATTCGAGAAGTTCCGCATATTTTTCGTTAACAGGAGCTGCACTCTGACCGCATTGCCCAACCATCTGGGTGGTTACTCCCTGGCGCAGCTTCGAGAGCATGACCGGGTCTCTGAAAACGATAAAATCAGAATGGGTATGGACATCAATAAAACCCGGGCACAAAACTCTGTCGCAAACATCGATAACCCGGTTCGCGATTTCTTTTGAAAGTTTTCCGACCATAGCAATTCGTCCGTTGCTGACTCCAACATCCCCGCGGTACCATGGAGCACCTGAACCATCGATGATTTTAGCTCCCCGGAACAAGATATCAAGCAAAACATGCACCTCTCTTCCTATTTCGGTGTCTGCCCGGCTCAATGGACGGAGGCTGTACTCCTTCCTCTCCAGGCCGGAATTAACGCCGGTTGCCCCCTGGACTTCCCCAAATCGTCTCAGGAAAGGACACTCCTGCAGCGGAAAAACGGATCAAACCGCACATCCGCCGGAAGCCCCCCTCGAAAGACTCACCGCACAAACCACCTCCTGATACAGTTTTTTGGGAAGAAAATATAAAAGAAGCAAGGTCGGCCCTCTGGCAGCACTCCTGTTAAAACGCACGCAATGAGTTGATGAATGTTAAAAACAAAAAACATGATGCAGGCGTTTCCTTCGATTCGATATAATAGCATATTGAGGATCGAGAAATCACATAATTAAAAATTTTGTCTCTGAAAAAAAGAAGGAGTTTCCTCTTTGCGGGTATCTTGGAATTCGCAGGAAGTCGGCTGAATCTCAATGATTCCTTTGCTTCCCGTCTGGAAACCGAAAAAAGGAGGGGTGATTCTCTCCAGACTTGAAGCGCCATGATATCAGGCCATCATTTCACCATTGCAGTCAGTATGGTGAAATGCGCAAAAACTGTCAACGGAGTATAATTTTCCAGGATTTCTTATATTTATTATGGAAGAAAATATATTTTCAAAAGCAGGGAGGCTGTCCCATGAACGAAGAAATGACCCTCGAAGCCCTGGCGGAGCGCATGAGCGGCGACAGTTCGGCGCCCTACTATATCGCAGGGGTGCTCCGGGAGGCCATCTACCGTGGGATTCTTCCAGAGGGGAAGCCCCTTCACCAGGCCCAGCTCGCCCTTCGGCTCGGTGTCAGCCCCATTCCCCTCCGGGAGGCCCTGCGCCTGCTCGAGACCGAGGGGCTGGTGACCTTCCAGGGATACCGGGGTGCCGTGGTCACCGCCCTCTCGGTGGAAGAGGCCCGGGAACTCTACGAAATGGTCTCTGCCCTGGAGACGAACCTCCTGAAGATCGCCTTTCCCCGCATCACCAGGCGCATCGTGGACGACGCGGCGAAGATCCTTGACCTCATGGACGGGGAGCAGGACTGCATCCGCTGGCGAGACCTCAACCAGATGTTCCACAACCTGCTCTTCGAGTCCGCCGACCGCCCCCTCACCCTGGACATGCTCGCCAGGCTGCGCCAGAAGACCGACCGGAACATTCGCATCCATCTCGCCTCCATGCGGGAGGAGTCCCAGCGGCAGCACCGGGCCGTCCTCGCCGCTGTGGTCGCGGGGAACCTGCCGGGAGCCCTGGAAGCCCTCGCCGATCACCTCGCCTATACTTCCAATGACCTTCAGTCCTGCATGAGGCTCGAGCAGGGAAAGAAAAGAAGATAACGGCACCGGAAGCGGAGCCTTGCCCCCTGCCATGAAACGTGCGGCCGCTTCTTTCCCGGAGGAGATCCGGCAGTCCTTTCAGTGAGAAGCGCTCCTCTTCTTCCGCTCCGGGTAGCTCCGTTACCCCCGGGATCGTGTAAAATAGAGCGTATTCGTTTTTGAGGTCAGAATTGTCCGACCCTTTCGGCCCCCTTCTCTAAAGGACCGGGGCTTTGAAGTGTGGGATTCATCCCCGGAGGTACCCGTGATGTCTTTTCTCTACAATGTGCTTGGAATTCTTGCCCTGATTCTTGTCAGCGCCTTTTTTGCCGTGTCGGAGATTTCCCTCGCCGCTTCCAGGAAAATCAAGCTCAAGCTCCTGCTGAAGAAAGGAGACCACCGGGCACAGAGAGTCCTCGACCTGCAGGAAAACCCCGGACATTATTTCACGGTCATCCAGATCGGACTGAACGCGGTGGCCATCCTCGGCGGCGTCATGGGCGAGTCGGCCCTCTCCCCCTACATTTTCTCCTGGCTGCAGCTCTTCTATGACGGCCCCGCGCTCCAGACGGTCTCCTTCGCCATCTCCTTCTCCCTCGTAACGGGGGCTTTCGTCCTTTTTGCGGACCTTATCCCGAAAAGAACAGGAATGACCGAGCCCGAACGGATCGCCCTCGCCGTGGCCGCCCCCATGACCGTCTGCATGAAGCTCTTCGCCCCGCTGGTCTGGTTCTTCAACGGCCTGGCAGACGCGATATTCAGGCTCTTCCGCATTTCCGTGGTCAGGCGGGACGACATCACGTCGGACGACGTCATGGCCATGGCCGACGCGGGAGCCCAGGCGGGGGTGTTCCTGAACAAGGAGCAGCACCTCATCGCCAACGTCTTCGAGCTGGACACGAGAGGGGTTGCCTCGGCCATGTCGTCGAGGAACGACATCGTTTTCCTCACCCTGGGCGAGTCCGAAGAGAGCCTCTACGCAAAGATAACGGAGAGGCCCCACGGAAAGTATCCCGTCTGCGAGCGGGATTCCATCGACACGGTCATGGGGTACGTGGACTCCAAGGATCTCCTCCCCAGGATCGCGAAGGGGAGCAAGATCTCCCTGCGGACCGACCCCATCGTCCGCAAGATCCTCATCCTGCCCGATACGCTGACTCTTTTCGAGGCCCTCGAGCGGTTCCGCGACGCCAGGGAAGACATGGCCGTCATCGTGAACGAATATGCCCTGGTCGTGGGGCTGCTGACGCTTCAGGACGTCATGAGCACCGTCATGGGCGAGCTCATCAGTCCCTTCCAGGAAGAGCTCATCGTGCAGCGGGACGAGAATTCCTGGCTGGTGGACGGCACCACCCCCATAGAGGACGTGATGCAGGCCCTGGATATCGACGAGTTCGAGGGGTGGGAGAATTATGAGACCATCGCCGGATTCATCATGTACATGCTCAGGAGGGTTCCCAAGCGGACCGACAAGGTAGAGTACGGCGACCATGCCTTTGAAGTTGTGGATATCGACAACTACCGGATCGACCAGGTGCTGGTCACCCGCATCGGCGGGGAAGGCAGGACCGCGTAATTCCGCAGGCTTACAGTTCGGAAGAAAATGACATCCCCGGGGGCACAGTGCCTCCGGGGATGTTTTTTCGTTCGGTGTCCGATCTCATGCCTCCCGATGGAGGAAGATGATCTCCGCCCCGGGAGGAAGAAGGCTGTCCTTGGGCGGGTTCAGCATGACCGTCGGGGCGAGGCGTCTCAGCCCTCCCGGGTCGGTTTTCCTCCCGTCTTCGCTCCCGGGCGGGGGAACCACCCAGCCGATGGGAATGGAGCCGTTCCGGGGCATGCTGAGAAGATCCCCGAAGGAAAGGGGCGCTCCTTCCGGGTTTCCGGAAAGGGCGGCTTCCGCTGGACAGCAGACGATGTCGATGTCGCCGAACTGGATGAGGGAACGGAAGACAGGCTCGAATTCCGGCTGAAGGGCGAAGGTGGTCAGCAGCCTCCCGATGGTCAGGGGACCGATCACGTTGGAACAGTTGCGGATATTCCGCACCACCACTTCCGAATCCACGGTCAGGGTCTCCACGATCAGGCGGATGTCTTCCCGCTTCTCCTGCCCGATCAGCCTGCTGAGCATCAGGAGCTTCGACACCGTTTCCGCGTCGATCCGGTCCGCCGTGGCCGCGTTCAGCAAATGT of Aminivibrio pyruvatiphilus contains these proteins:
- the ortB gene encoding 2-amino-4-oxopentanoate thiolase subunit OrtB, whose translation is MNNTYESVMARKIEIMKKSLLMDFAQFEQGKLSFDYEGMMNQYGYTLDEIRKIQREAHVGDTPLIELHNLTRTARALSPKGKGARIMIKDEAANPSGSFKDRRASVSCHFAQAKGFPGVAAATSGNYGAALVSQANIRNLKTIIVQEVFDSLGRGQPEIVEKTRKCEALGAEVIQTSVGPELFYYLLRVLEETGFFNASLYTPLSIAGIETIGWEIAEQCRKLHGGLPAAVVITHAGGGNVTGTARGLRKAGAENVKIIGASVNLEGLHMASDRDFNLKSFTTGHTGFGVPFATWPDRSDVPRNAARPLRYLERYVTVNQGEVFYITEALAVLEGLERGPAGNTALTAAFALAREFDEDQFIVVQETEYTGAGKHHYAQLAFAKENGIRIETGDPASEKAGETIIFPSHPDRICAREVDLDPLRASLIRNALKNRGLRPSDLSKTDLQFLADEVSRGTDFVSGVLNSL
- the ortA gene encoding 2-amino-4-oxopentanoate thiolase subunit OrtA — protein: MDIIRKGSWVQIEWILLEPGERPEHLPPETRRVPLRVKAKGILQEDAPVGEPATVVSTCGRVLKGTLVAENPPFTHSFGPQIPEFIGLGDALRSLWRKSDE
- a CDS encoding NAD-dependent epimerase/dehydratase family protein; amino-acid sequence: MKRIVVTGAGGQIGVELTPFLREIYGAENVLGTARRNIPGPVSEGGPFELLDVRDGKAFSDLLRTFRADTVIHLAGVLSAKGEGDPLSSWDINVCGSCTALEAAREHGAAFFFPSSIAAFGPSTPAKNTPQDTLQRPTTIYGVAKVTMELLCDYYHKKFGMDTRGLRFPGLISYEALPGGGTTDYAVHIYYDAVSKGSYTSFIAKGTYMDMMYMPDALAAVVKLMEADPSKLVHRNAFNISAMSFEPEQIAASIRKMMPGFTMDYDVDPLRQGIAESWPDSLDCTAAREEWGFAPEYDLDRMTEDMLSRLKEKK
- a CDS encoding glycine C-acetyltransferase, whose protein sequence is MAVPMKFLSEELDAMKQAGLYGTIRTLESPQGAWVHIDGKKYLNLCSNNYLGLCNDPRLVAKVKEYADRYGVGPGAVRTIAGTMSPHIELEKKLAAFKGAEAAIVVQSGFCANLTVIPTLAGGADDLIFSDSLNHASIIDACRLSKAKVIRYEHSDMADLKKKLEENSDGKGKKLLITDGVFSMDGDVAKLPEIVELCEKHGVIVAVDDAHGEGVLGRGGRGIVDHFSLHGRVDVEIGTMSKAFGVMGGMAAGSAVLVDYLRQKARPNLFSSALTIPDVAANLASVEILQESETLVKKLWSNGDFLKKELGALGFDTAHSETPITPVIIGEASDAKAFSAKLFERGVFATAIVFPTVPRGTARIRAMVSAAHSEDDLRFAVEQFAAVGREMGVIS
- a CDS encoding TRAP transporter large permease; the encoded protein is MSIGLATAISVFIGGMFFGIPIAWLFFGAPIIGLVTDGMNYTFISGTFYHALNSATVMAIAFFVYAGSLISDAGLADRIVRFSYALVGRIRGGMEVVGIVSSVFLGALTGSSVPCISALIPLLVPRLKKYGYEPKYTTALLCSSSFLGYLIPPSVPALIYCLLAQQSVTALFLSTVIPGLLLALGYAILNYFICPKYMNPALITEKIDDTPQSPAARIKEILASTWVALPALGCPAIILIGIYGGLCTPNEAGAIAVVYCLFIGFFVYRELTVKKFWSATFSSILSIGVITMLIGGGTVLARYLIRVGAAQQVANFMMGMFSSKVMILLAMNVFFLILGMFLDGTPILILGVPLILPLMQQLEMNLVHLGAIIIVNVGLGVVTPPFAMSIFVGSRLSGCSYAELVPIMMKFLIFVGIPILLLTTYIPALSCWLPTVLLGPQMVGPW
- a CDS encoding TRAP transporter small permease — its product is MKKLYFSFVALITFLENLLCAFGIIFATTFTVIQIVNRYWLHFEIMWISDLVLYVFVFAAIISIAITTREDAHTAVDVFIERIFRGKKASKMSKILINFASLGIIWLIIPIFYAYFLRALKFDEWGTLVPWFNTSWLVEAIFIMFVLCVFHIIHNTVLHMIDLYRLFGGGGEE
- a CDS encoding TRAP transporter substrate-binding protein encodes the protein MEFSRAGGSGFPAFEPKEKIKEAERMHNLFKRVILALLVICVVAGVASAGPKYKWSFAQPWTRPVADKGYQLFCEKVKEYTNGDIEITFHSNGLLGTHDESLHGVRDGSIEIATLSPYVNLVPGGMMNWMPWTVSTFDEARIAYAYPDGILFKVMQVAWNEVGVQMLFSCGQGAYGLGNNQRPLKHPDDLKNLKMRVSSSLASVRCLGNMGSGTGMTMETIPWAEVYNALARGVVDGCWSMWPSLVEERHAEVLKHYTHGLLNWDANNVVINKELWDSLDPKYQEAIYKAGAEAEQYLNDLYEAEEQNYINKLKADYPNLTITTLTEEERAVWREKANMAAIWEELCDPWLDKHWPGQKMGEKIRAELDAVRVQAAAKKK